Genomic DNA from Larimichthys crocea isolate SSNF unplaced genomic scaffold, L_crocea_2.0 scaffold173, whole genome shotgun sequence:
AATGGTGAACGCCCTGAGAGACCCAAGAAAAAACCGACGGTGCAAAACTCCAAAAGAGAGCCTTCCATCAGCTCATCTACCAATTAGAACAAATCAAGAGTACTCAAAGAGTGAGTCTAGTTCAATAACATCCTCTTCTCGTAGGGCTACACACAACATAATCTGGCTTCATTACAAACACAGTGTAGCTGTATATAGTGCTTGatttacaaataaatgaagATTTACACATTGCTGAATTAAAACTGTTGCACTGCACAAACTAGTTCTCGTGCAGAAATGAGTTCTTTCTAATTATTTGTAACTGTAGCTAACTGAACAAACTAAGTAAGTAGTAAGTAAAAGTGGCAGTAAGGATTGTAGTTGTCTGATTCAACATGATAACAAGCTGTTTAGTAATAACATAAGATGGAAAGCTGGCTCAGGTATTTTGAAGTGGCATAGTATTAAGTACTTACCTATAGTCTGTGTGTTACCTAGAGTAGACAGCAGTCAGTTGGAGAAGCAGAGCTATACAACGCTGAtagggtcagcagaaaaatgtattcttcCACAAAAAAAGGCCTCCTCAAAAACCAGTATCAGTTTAAGTGTATGCTGTATTAAGATATTTTCATGCTtgtaaaaatattcttaatataatgtatattatgttatatatgtgtataatgTTTTGAGAGCGGGCCTTTAAATGGTTATGTTCTAATACACTTTGTTGCTGACCATGTCCACAGAGGCGCAGAACTCAGCTATTGTGCCAGGACACACGCTGACCAACGTATACCATTTACGTTTATTAGGTCATTTGCCTCTCTATCATCTGTATAtgaatttgttttaatgtggtATCATGATTTTGTAAGTCAGCGTTTGAAACCTACTACTGAGAATTAAGAAGGAAGGGCTTTATACAAattcctctttgttttgtatgtaaaaattaaattaaaagtgaaCTGAGATTAACTgaaaccttttttgttttgtgcttgcCATGAAGAGGTCGAGCAGAAGGCCATCACCATTGATTGGGACGAGGACCATGGATACCGCCACAGAATGGGCTACCAAAAGGGGAAACTTCTGGTGATGGAGTCCGGTTTCTACTATGTTTACGCTAAGATCTGCTTCCGCTACTACAAGTTACCACAGAATGTACCAGAGGACAGCACTCAGGTTGGGGTCCAACCAGTGGATGTTAGCAACACCCAGCTTATCCAGTATATCTACCACGAGAGTATCAAACAGAACAGCAAGGCTGTAGTTCTGATAAAGACGGGCAGCACCATGCGCTGGAACATCACAAGCTACAACATGTACTGCGCCCAGCAGGGCCGAGGCGTTCGCTTGGATGAGGGAGATGCCTTGTTTGTCAATGTGTCCAATGCTTGGATGCTGGACCAGGAGGGAGAAGGGACGTATTTTGGGGCCATAAAGTTGGGTAACTGAAATTAAAACGTGGGGAGCGGACATGCTACTGAACATTTGATATGCCAAAGAACCACTGTTAGTGATTTATAATGTTGATTTGtcaaaaaagtgtattttttttattgtacatctgttgttgtttttttttctgttgctcttCGCCAAATAGCCTTGGACCTGATGAAAAAGGTAGTTGCCCCCACCACCAAAAAGGAactaaaaagaaacacagctcTCTTTCATCCAAGTAgcactggactttttttttttttttttagacatttttgaAGTATTGCGGTTTGTATTGTGAAATTCCAATACATTTTTCAGATTACAATATTTAGACTTGAGCCTAGACATGTTTTTATGCACTAATTAAACAAACCACAAGGGAGCGACTAAGGAAGTACGTTTTGTTGGCAGTAATTCCAGCGAGAAAGGATTTATTAATGTTgattgttggaaaaaaaatgtcaaaaacagaacattgtAGCTGATAGAGCATCTGCTTGTACTCTGCAGATTatcacagaataaaaacaacataactcCCGCGGTGTGACCTACAGCAGTGAATGCACAAATGTTTTCCTGAAAGGTTTTGAAGTGTGAACAAGGCGAGCAATGAGGCATCCTCACAGTAAGTAAGTCAAAGGTATGATTGAAATAGGCAGTTAGATGGTGATTTATATCACTCTTTAATCTCTAAGGCACCACTGAAACTTAACACCATGAAAAATTTACTTCAACtatgacattgtttttttttaagcaacaaaagcagtttaaaaaggtgtgtgtgtatgtgtgtgtgtgtgggtgtgtgggtgcgtgcatgtgtgtgcatgctccaAAAACTCATGTTATCCAGTTTGACTGGCCTGCTTCATGGAGGGCAATCACATGACaatgtcattttaaactgtCATTTAAAGGAGGGAATGACATCTGTTTCTTACATTAATGTCAATCAACAAGCGATGCAGATAGCTGGCCTGTCTGACCATAAATGACACAAATAGACTCTTGTCTTCTTTAACTAGAGGGACCAAATTGAGTTTGGTTCATCTTTAActtaaattttgtttttcatttggctCTTCAGTGAGGTAAATGGGAATATGcactaaatatttatttattagctctAGAAGTACAGAGACAGGTCATTGTTAAAGTGACCTTTCAGCTGTAAAAatcaattatattttatgtctgTATGACATTCATTATGCAGCACTTAGAGCAAATAGTAGACACGCTTTTTGTTATTAAAACACAGGGGCTTCATTTTAAATtccatatttatatatcttGACTTTGACAATTCTGTGTGCACTTGCTTAGCCAAAAGCAATATGGATATATGGTTTCTTCTATGAGATTGTAGCATACCTGTAAGATCTTCATCtgatttgacagtttttttcccattcagtgtctttttatttatgtttgtatgttttaataaaaaactaCTTTTGTAACAGTGTTTCATGTGTATTGACATTGCCCAGTTCAGGCTGGTGTTGCTGTTTGCAGTGAAGAGGATTAAACTTCACAGGACCAGGTCGCAGTCTTACACTGTAACCTGACAAACAGGACACCCCGaatgtaatgtttttgtaatgtgcAATTTGATAATCTCCACAATCTTTGGAAAATTCAACACCACTATGGCCAAAGAGTGAAGTCACCATGTTCCTTTACCCTGCTGCAACTGCAACCCCAGTCAGAGCAGCCCACCAGCTCATTACAGAGATGGGTTGTATAGAAAAACCGCCCACTGTTGCTGCAGTGCTGCTaactcacagcagacatttggaccacagcagcacagagcgaCCTGCAGAATAAACAAGAAACAGACTGCACTGGATGGGAATAATGATGAGAATTTCATTACTTcactgtaatgtgtgtgagCCGTTTTGATCATTGTGGTGATGGGTCTCCCATGAAGCCCCATGGCATGTGcaagagaaaaactgttttaatgtcGGACCCGAAGCCAAACAATTCCTTTATTGTCTGTACATGGGCGTTCACCAGCATATGGCCAGAGAATGGTTCACACGTTTGTGCTGTATGCAGGGACCTCACACggctttcagctcattgttcaaACGTTACTGagagtttgaaataaaagaGTTTGAGGAGAAATACTTGGCTGAGGTGTATGAGGAGCTGATTAGTTTTTGAGTTTTACATGATTTTCATTGCCATATTTTCTGGAGTATAAAACACTGAAGGATCCGACTGCAAAAGCGTAATATTTAAGTGgctttaatgaaatgtttttgaaaagaatgagacatttttaaataaattttgTGTCTCAGTGAGTGTTTTCTTAGTGAACTATTTCAATGCATATAACAAACATACTTGCACAGAGTTTtgcaacaagaaaacaactcaGCTGTGGTGTCCATAAGGCTACTCTGTTTCAGATTGAAATAGCAGAAGCCATAAG
This window encodes:
- the tnfsf11 gene encoding tumor necrosis factor ligand superfamily member 11; its protein translation is MAATHSEYRGYLRNTVDIETGPHRFHPVQSSEPTYRPLLFGTLAVMGLLQVASSVAILLHLTGYLQEVDLSAAPHRPIEEVQTEPMVNALRDPRKNRRCKTPKESLPSAHLPIRTNQEYSKKVEQKAITIDWDEDHGYRHRMGYQKGKLLVMESGFYYVYAKICFRYYKLPQNVPEDSTQVGVQPVDVSNTQLIQYIYHESIKQNSKAVVLIKTGSTMRWNITSYNMYCAQQGRGVRLDEGDALFVNVSNAWMLDQEGEGTYFGAIKLGN